Genomic segment of Umezawaea sp. Da 62-37:
CAGGTACGCACTCCCCCGGCCACCGGACATGGTCGAGTGGACGACTTCGCGGAGGTTCCAGGTCCGCCCCTCCGCACGGCGGGCGACATCCAGGACGTCCGACCGGGCCAGGAGATCGGCGGAGGTCGGCCCGTACGGGGTGATGTCGACGAGTTCGTCACCACGTCTGACGACCAGGCACGGCCCGTCCGCCTCGGGGTCGAAGACCCTTCCGACGAGCACCGCGGCCGGATCCGCGAGAACCACCCGGTCCGCCAACTGGTTGAGAGTCACTGGTACTCCAAACTCCGATCATCTGATGATACGGAGAAAACAGGATCCAGGAGATCATCGACACGATCGCGATGGTGCGGCAAATCCTCGGACAGCAGTCACCCCACCTCGACATCCGCCGACGCCAGCAACTAAGCAGCATCCTCAACGAACACCACCCCGCCGCCTGACCAGCACGGACGTAGTTTTCGACAAGCACACCGCCGCGCTGTCGAGCACGAACTCAACCGGACGGCATGACCGAGGACCACTCGCCGAACCACTGCTCGGCACCGAACGCCTCGAACCTCTCCACCTCGGTGAACCCCAACTTCGCGGCGAGGCGCATCGCGCGGTCGTTGGCAGCCTGGGTGCAGAGCACCACCGGCTCACCGGGAAGCGTGTCGGCGAACCAGCCGAGCGCCGCCATGCACGCCTCGGTGGCGTACCCGCGTCCCCACGCCTCCGGCAGGAACAGGTAGCCGAGCCAGGCCTCCCCAGCATCCGGACGGGCGGGACCCGGATGCTCCGCGTCGCGCCGATCGAACGTGATCATGCCGATCATCGCTGCGTCGAGATCGACCACGAAGAAGCCAGGGCGCCGACCGGGCACCTCAGGAACCGTGCGCTCAAGCTCGTCACGCGGTCGAGCACCACCGATGTAGGCGCCCACCTCCGGCGAAGCGAACAACTCGATGAGCGCCGCACGATCCTGGGCCTCGGACTCGCGGAGCACGAGCCGCTCGGTCCTGATCGGGGCAGGTGGCCAGGCATCAGGTCCAAGCTCAGTCACGCCGGGCAACCTATCGCACGCCTGTCGGGCAGAAGCCTCAGACGACCCACAGTTCAAGCAGTGTCAGGCCGTCGGCCTGACTGTCCGTGCACCGCTGTACCGGCGTCGTGGACTGGAGCGATTATCCGATGGGAGGGCCTACCTGACCTGGATGAAGCACTGTCCAGGCTGGGGAGGGCTACTGGTCAAGGTTGGCTTGTAGAACCGTCACCAGACGGCTTCGCTCTGCGTCGCCCAGAGCGATCCCGACGTTGGCCATCTTGCGAATCCACAGCAGGCGGATCACGTCCTCGTACCCGTGGCGGCGGCGGTCATCACCGTCCGATCAGGCTCGGGGAGCAGGCCGATCTCTTGAGCGTGGCGCACAACACCGTGACCGGTTGTCGTCAGGGCACTAGATCATGCGGTGTCGTACCCGCCACACCACAACACCGAGCAGGACCGCCGCGACGGCGATGAACAGGGCCGCCTCGATGAGCTGGAACGTCCAGAACCGGTCGGCCGGGTGGTAGACCCCGAGCTGCTGGATGCCCCGCGCGTGCAGGAACTGGTTGAGGTTGGTGCCGGCCCGGTCGGCGGCGCTCTCCAGCTCGTAGTACTCGGTCCCGCTCAGCCTGCGCCCGGTGGCGTCCGCGTAGCCGTGGTCGATCATCCAGTCGGCGAAGTGCCTGGACTGGTCCTTCGAGCCGCCGACGGGGATCGGCTCCAGGGTGGTGAGTGGCGTGGCGTACGCGGGGCGGGCCAGCAGCGCCACCGTCATCCGGGTGGCGAGGAACGCCCCGAACGCGACGCCGAACGCGGGCAGACTGCGCCGCAGGATCGCCCCCGCGGCGGTGGCGGCGCCGAACGCGAACAGCGCGTACGCCACCGGAACGAGTCCCTCCAGGTCGAAGGCGTCGTACTGGAACCGCCCTTCCCACGCGTCGAACGGCTGGCGGAACCAGGTGAGCACCGCGGTGAACGTCCCGGTGAGCGCGACGGTGACACCGGCCAGTGCCGCGAGCTTGGCCGCCAGCCAGCGCATCCGCGGCACGGCCTGCGTCCAGGCGAGCTGCCAGGTGCCGTCCTCCAGTTCACGGGCGAGCAGCGGCGCGCCGAGGAACGCGCCGATGACGACGGGGACCAGGTAGAAGGCCGCCAGGAGGTTCTCGACGTACCCGTACTCCTCGTCGAGGCGGCGGAAGGAGGCCGCGCAGGCCTCGTCGACACCGGCCTGTCCCGCGCACCGGGCGGGGCCGCCGGGGAACAGGTCGTGGGCCTGCGTCCCGAGCACGAGCAGGGCGACGGCGAACAGGCCGACGAGCAGACCCAGGACGCAGACCTCGGTCCGGTGTTGGCGCCAGATCAACCACGCCATGCCGCCACCTCCGACCTGGTCGCGGCGCTCGGCTCGGACGGCCGGCGCAGGTAGGCCAGCACCAGGTCCTCCAGCGCGACCGGCCGGGCCTGCCACCCCGGCGCGGCCGGGATCGCGCCGTCGCGCACCAGCAGGGTCGTGTGCCGGTCGCTGTGGACGACCTCCACGACGGCGCCGGCCCGGTCGGGGTCGGTGGGCGTGCGCGGGCCGACGAGCAGCCGGTGCTCGGTCAGGAGGGTGTCGATGTCACCGGTGAGCGTGACCTTGCCTTGGTTGAGCACGACCAGGTGGTCGCAGACGCGCTCCAGTTCGTGCACGACGTGGGAGGAGAACAGGACGGTTACCCCGCCTTCGGCCACCGCTCCCATGAGGACCTGCATGAACTCGTGCCGGGCCAACGGGTCGAGGCTGGCCACCGGCTCGTCGAGGACGAGCAGGTCCGGCCGCTTCGCCAAGGCCAGTGCCAGTGCGACCTGGGCCTGCTGCCCGCCGGAGAGCGTTCCGGCCCTGCGGTCGAGCGGGATGCCCAGCTTCGCCAGCCGGCGCTCGGCCAGTGCCTGGTCGAACCGCAGGTTGCAGGCCCGGCCGAAGCGGAGTATCTCGGCGACGGTGAAGCGCTTGTAGAGCGGGTGGTCCTGGGCCAGGAACCCGATCCGGGACAGGGTGTGCGGGGTGCTGGCGGTGACGTCGTGGCCGAGGACCTCCACCGTGCCGGTGCTCGGTGCCAGCAACCCGACGACCAGGCGCAGCAGCGTGGTCTTGCCCGCGCCGTTCGGCCCGACCAGGGCGATCACGCCGCCCGTGGGCAGGGTCAGGGTGCAGTCGCGCAGCGCCCACTCCTTCCGGTACCGCTTGCCCACGCCGTCGGTGCGCAGCGCGAACTCCGTCGCCGTCACGCCACGTCCTCATTCCTCATCTGCTGGTGGACGGAGGTGAAGAGCGCGTCGACCGCCTGCTCGTCGAGACCGGCCGCGTAGGCGCGGCGCAACCAGGTCGCCAGGCCGCGGTGCAGCGACGTGTACGTCGACGCCGACATCGGGGCCGACTGCTGTTCATCGACGAACGTGCCCTGGCCGGGCCTGCCGGTGACCAGGTTCTCCTGCTCCATCTGCCGGTACGCCTTGGCGACGGTGTTCGGATTGATCGCCAGGTCCTCGACCACCTCTCGGATGAGCGGGAGGCGGTCACCTGGTTGGAGGAAGCCCAGCAGCACAGCCTGGCGGACCTGCTGGACGAGTTGCAGGTACGGCGGCACGCCGGAGTGGGTGTCGAGCCGGAAGACGAACACGGTAGCCCCTTTACTGCTTTACTAGGGTCATAGTAAAGCAGCAAGGTGGCGGCCAGGAGAGCCGACGCGTCCGCACGACCGCGGCACTGGAGATGTGGACCGCGTGTGCAGGACGTCCGCTGGTTGGGCAAGCGGGTGCGGTTCACCGGTAAGCGCCGCTACGGCTTGGGCGACTTCTTGGACGGTGGTTTCATCAGGGTGGGTGATATGGGTTGCCAGCGCGCGGTTTCGGCTTTTCGCGCAGGAAGATCAGGCATTGGACGGGGTCGAGGTCTTCGGGGCGGGACGACGTTGTCGGCGCAGTCCACCGCGGCCATCCCGTACACGGTGGTGCCGGTCCGTGACATGTTTCGTGGCAGGTATGCCGCGTCGAAGTGACCGAGGGGTGGCTTCAAGCCTTCCGGCGAGTCTCGGCGCGGTCCCCACGCGCTGCCAAAAAATAGCCGATCACGGACGACGGCTGTCAAACCCGTGGTTCCGGTGGGCCACGAGACCCACCGGAACCCCGATCACCGCCCGAGCACCGTCATGCGGTCGAGTGCCAGGCTGCCCGTGGTCAGCCGCACGCCGATGGCCGGGGACCAGGTCGTGCGGCGTTCGGGGGTCACGGCCGTGCCGTACGGGGCGACGCGCAGGCGGGTCCAGGTGGTGCCGTGGCCGAGCCAGCTGGTCATGGTGTCGGTGCCGAACACCACCGCGAACCGGTCGCCCGGCGCCCACGTGACGTCCGCGCAGCAGCCGCCGGTGGCGCTGTCACCGTAGTCGCGGCCCTCGACGCGGACGTCCACACCGGACGCCTTGCCATTGTTGTTGTACCAGGCCAGCACCAGGTCGTCCGGCCCGTTGCCGAGTCCCAGCAGCACGCTGTCCTCCGGTGAGGCGCCCGAGAACGACGAGGGCGTGAGCACCACGGCCACGTCACCGGCCGGCGCCGTCACCGGTGCCACCAGCACCGCGGAGGACTGCCGGTCGGCGGCTGTGGCCACCAGCGACCCGCCGGACGTGTTCACGGTCGGCGCGGGTTCGCCGAACCGCGCGCCGATCCGGTAGGCGCTCTGGGAGTCGAAGCCGTCGTCCCACACCACCGTGCGGAAGTCGGCCGGGTCGAACGTCGATTCGGCCTGCACGACGTCGGAGGTGACCAGGGTCCGCCCGTAACGCACGGTGGACACCGACAGCCGAACCGGAACGCGCGAGCCGGGCGTGAGGTTCGCCGGGGCCTTGACCTTCCAGCGGAGTTCGACGGGTCTGCCGGGGGTGACCAGTCGGGGGCCGACCGGGTCCGCCGTCCAGCCCGCGGGCAGTTGCAACGACGGTCGCACGGTCACCGCCGAGGTGGCGCGGATCGTGGCCGAGACATTCGTGGTGGCACCGGACTTCACGTGCAGCAGCCCGTCGTCGCCCGCCTTGAGCGACGCGGTCACCCGGCTGTCCTCCGGTCGCCAGGACTGGAGGGCGGTGATCCCCACGGCCCCGCCGTCGGTCCGCGTGGGCCGGATGCGCAGCGCAGCGGTCGTCACCGGGGGTGAGACGACCACCCGGCTCACCTGGCCGCGCACCGGAGCCGCGGGGGTGCGCGCCTGTCCCGGCACCGCGGCCCACGTCCCGTCGGGTTTGCGGTACTCCAGGACGAACGCGTCGGGTGTGCGCACCCCTCCCCCGTCGTCGTAGAACGACACCCGCACGTCCGAGACGGGTGTGGCCGTCCCGATGTCGACCGCCAGCCAGTCCTCGCGGTTCGGGCTGCCGTAGGTGGTCCACCGGGTGGCGGGCACGTCGAGGTGGAAGTCCTGGCCGTCGATCGCGTCGGCCGGGCTGTCGGAGCGCCACGTGTAGGACGCGGTGGCCGCAGGGAAACCGGTGCCCGAGACGTTGGCGAGGTCGTCCACCAGCGGGTCGACCGCTGTCTGCTTGCCCGACGGCACCCGCACGTCGGCGGCGCGCAGGTCGGACTGCTTGTGCACCAGCACGCCGTCCACCCACACCCGCAGCCCGGCGCCCTGCCCGTAGGTCCTGCCGTCGCGGTCGTAGGCCACCGACAGGTTGTGCCCGTGGTAGGGCACGTTCTCCACCGCGAAGTGGTCCCAGCCCTCGGGCACCAGCGGCGACACCCGGACGCGGTCCCCCTGCTGCGGCCGGATCCCGAGCAGGCCAGAGAGCACGAGGTCGTTGAACGTCGAGTGGTTGTAGTCCTCGCTGTGCCCGGCGCCGTCGTAGATCCACCGGTCCTCGTCGGGGTGGTGCGCCTCGGCCACGTAGGGCGCGCCGTTCTTCCGCTGCGTCGCGGCGTACCCGTGCAGCACGTCGTAGTAGTCCTGCTTGTCCACGTAGGACTGCGCGGGGTAGTCGTCGAGCAGGTTCGCCATCGCCGTCAGGGTCTGGCTGGTCGCGTACGGCCAGCTCGGCCCGTCCCAGCGGCAGCAGCCGGCCAGCGCGTCGTGCATGAACCACGGGCTGCGCCGCTCCACCGTGGTGGGCCCGAACGGGGCGGCGAACCCCTGCGGGTCGGTCAGCTGCGCCCACGCGGCGGAGTTAGCGGCGGGCGCCATGTGGAAGTACCAGGGGACGAAGCCGATCTCCTCCCGGTTGGCGATCTTCACGCCGCCGGGGTTGTCGTCGCGCATCACGTGCTTGTAGAACTGGCCGGTCGGGTCCCAGAGCTTCTGCTCCATGGTGGACTGCAACGACTTCGCGTCGCGCTCGTAGGCGTCGGCCGTGCGCCGGTCACCGCTGAGCCGCAGCAGCGAGGCGATCGCCTTGGCGTCGCCGTACTGGTAGGCGTTCAGCGTCGGCCGGTACCCGGCGCCGCCGTGGTAGGGGTCGTCGCTCTGGTAGGAGCTGGCGGTGAACTCCATGGCGTCCCACACGGGGACCTGCCAGTAGAGGCCGGTCGCCTGGTCGAACTGCGGCGCCCAGGTCTTCCACTGCTCCTCCAGTTCGGGCAGCCGGTCGACGGCGAAGTCGAACCGGCCGTCCACGGACGCCCGCGCGAGCATCGCGTCGGCCGCCCAGAACGAATACTGGTGGGCCCAGTCGGTGGTGTTCTCGTTCAGCCCGTCGGTGGCGGGCTTGGGCCCGGAGCCACTGCCCTTGAGCCAGTAGTCCAGGTAGTCGTCGAGGTAGCGGGGGTCGCGCAGCCACCGGCCCTCGTACACGTGGTGCCCGGCCGCGGCGACGATCCCGCCGTTGGGCGCGGAGTACCCGACCGGGCCGAGGAACTCCGAGACGATCCACCCGTCGTCGGGGCCGGTGTACTTGAGCGCTTCCTTGTAGGTGCGCCAGCGGTAGTAGTAGGTGTCCTCGATCGTCTGGTCCGGCAAGTCCACGAAGGGGATGTTCGCCTCGTACCAAGCGGGTTCGACGAACCCGGCCAGCTGCTCGCCGTGGTCGAACAGGTGCGTGCCCCGCCCGATCTCCGGGTACATCGGCGGCGCGGCGGGCGACGACGTGGCGGCCGCGCCGGGGATCCCGATCGCGGTGGCGGCCACCAAGGCGAGGGCGACTCCCAGCGCGGGCAGGGGCACGCGGTGGTCGGGTGACATGAGGGCTCCCAACGTCGTCGGACTTCATGCCGGGTGCCCGCGACCAGTCCGCGACGCCGCGTGACCACCTGTGCGGTTCTGTTTATAGCTGTTGGTTACAACGTTGTAAACCAATCATTTTCCGCCTGGGGGTGGTCGCGTGCGACGATCTGCGGCCGAATGGGGGGATCGTGGTGACCGAGCACGACAAGGACGAACTCGACGCCGAGCGGCGTCGGCTGGCGTACGCGCGCGACTGCCTGACGCGCAACCGCGAGGAGATGCTGACCACGGCGGAGTCGATGGCCGCCCGCGGCGACGACCCGGACATGATCGCCTGGCTCTACCGCCGGGCGTTCCAACTGGAGGACCGCGACGACGCGCCGCTGTTCTTCGGGCGGATCGACGGCCCGTTGCCCGAACCCGTCTACATCGGGCGACGCTACGTCGGCGACGGCGACCGCGAGCCCGCGGTGATCGACTGGCGGACCGACATGGCCGCCCGGTTCTACCGGGCCACGGCCGCCACGCCGATGGAGGTCGTGCACCGCCGCCGGTACGGCTTCGCCGACGACCACGAGATGACCGGGTTCGACGACGAGCAGCTCGCGGACATGACCGCGGACGCGGGGCTGAGCGCGTTCGTGCGCAAGGAGATCGAGCTGGCCCACTACGGGCCGATGCGCGACATCGTGGCGACCATCCAGCCCGACCAGGACCACATCGTCCGGCTCGGGGTGCACGACTCGTTGGTCGTGCAGGGCGGCCCTGGCACCGGCAAGACCGCCGTCGGGCTGCACCGCGTGGCGTTCCTGCTCTTCGAGCACCACCAGGTGCGGCGGCAGGGTGCGCTGGTCGTCGGACCCAACGACACGTTCGTGCACCACATCTCCCGCGTGCTGCCCGCGCTGGGCGAGATCGACTGCCGGCACGTCTCGGTGGCCGGGCTCGTCGGCGCGGAGAAGGCGCCGGTGGAGGACCCGGCCACCGCGACCGTGAAGGGCGACGGGCGGTTGGCGGCCGTGCTCGACCGCGCGCTGCGGTCGGCGGTGGGCCGGTGGGACGGGGAGTTCGTCATCAAGGACACCAGCCCCTACGTGCGCGTGCAGCCCGAGGAGATCGCGTACATGGCGAGCGACCTGCTGCGCGAGCGCAAGCCGTTCGGTCCGGCCAGGGACCTGCTGAAGGAGCGGATCGCGGGCCGGGTCCGCCGCAAGCTGGAGATCCGGGGCCGGTCGCTGGGCGACAGCGCGACCCGGAAGCTGGCGAACTCCCGGCAGACCCGCACCGTGGTGGAGTCGATCTGGCCGGTGCTCAAGCCGCGTGACGTGCTGTTCCGGCTGTACTCCGATCCGGAGCACCTGGCGGCGTGCGCCGAAGGCCTGCTGGACGCCGACGAGCAGCGGGCGCTGACGTGGACCAAGCCGCCCGTGACCGCGGCCCGTGCCAAGTGGACGGCGGCGGACCACGTCCTGCTCGACGAGCTGGCCTCGCTCCTGGACGTCGGGCAGCGGTTCGGCCACGTCGTGCTGGACGAGGCGCAGGACCTGTCCGCCATGCAGCTGCGCGCGGTCGGCCGCCGCTGCCTGGGCACGGCGACCGTGCTGGGCGATCTGGCGCAGCAGACGACGCCGTGGGGCCGACCGTCGTGGGAGGACGTGCTGGCCCTGCTGGAACTGCCCGGCGAGGTCGCCACGCTGAACACGAGCTACCGGGTCCCGCAGCAGATCCTCGACATCGCCAACCGGCTGCTCCGCGAGATCGCCCCGGACCTGCCCACGACCACCTCCGCGCGGTCGTCGTCGGACGCCGTGTCCGTGGTGTCGGTGCCCGACGGCGGCCCGGCCGAGGTGGCCCGGCTGCTGGCCGACCTGGTGCGGACCCTGCCCGTGGAGAAGGGCAGCGTCGGCGTGATCGTCGCCGACCCGGACGTCGAGGCGCTGCGCGGAGCCCTGCGCGCCGAGGGCGTCGAGCCGGTGGACGCCGACGGGGTCGACCGCGAACACCGGCTGGCGCTGGTGCCGGTGGGCGTGGTCAAGGGACTGGAGTTCGACAACGTCGTGGTGGTCGACCCGCACCGGGTGATCGCCATGGGCGGCACCGGGACCCGGCTGCTCTACGTCGCCCTGACCCGTGCCATCTCCCGGCTCACGATCGTCCACACCGCACCGCTGCCCGCCGTGCTGGGCCTCTGAAAACGGGGAAGGGCGCCACCCACCGCGGGTGACGCCCCTCCCCTGCCGATCCGGCTATGCGGGCGCGCTGAACGTGTAGCTGCCCGAGGGCAGCCGGTAGGACGCCGCCCCGTTGCCGTACCCGAACGACACCGCTTCGGCGGGTGCCGTCACGGCCGCCGCGGAACCGGCGGGCACCCGGACGGTCGCCGACGCCCCCGCGGGCACCGTGACCTTCAGGGTGAGCCTGCCGCCCGAGATCGACCAGTCGCTGACCGCTTGGCCGTACGGCGTCTCGTAGGCCGACTTCGCCGACGTCAGACCGCCGCCCGGCTTGGGGGCGACGAGCACGGACTTGTAGCCGGGCGTCGCCGGCGCGAGGCCGCCGACCTGGCGGTAGAGGAAGTCCCCGACCGAGCCGAGCCCGTAGTGGTTGAAGGAGTTCATCCCGACGTCCTGGAGGCTGCCGTCGGTGCGGATGCCGTCCCAGCGCTCCCAGATCGTGGTGCCGCCCTTGGCCAGCATGTAGCCCCAGCCGGGATATCCGGGCTGCAGCAGGATCTGGTAGGCGATGTCGGACCGGCCGTGGTCGGTCAGCACCGGCAGCAGGTTCTCCACGCCGAGGAAGCCGACGGTGAGGTGCCCGCCGGACGCGGCGATCTTCGCGACCAGCTTGTCCACCAGCGACTGCACCCGGTTCTGCGGGACGAGCCCGAACGCCAGCGCCAGCACGTACCCGGTCTGGGTGTTGCCCGACACCGTGCCGTCGGCCGCCACGAACCGCGAGGTGAACGCGGCGCCGACCTGGTCGGCCAGGGTGGCGTACTTGGTGGCATCCGCCGTGCGCCCGGTCGCCTGCGCCATCCGCGACACCAGCCGCGCCGACCAGCCGAGGAACGCGGTGGAGATGATGTTGCGGGCGGTGTCGTCCTGCACGTTGAGCCAGTCGCCGAAGCCGCCGTCGTCGCGGATCAGGTTGGCGTCGGCGGTGGAGCGCAGGTACTCGATCCACCGGGCCATCGCCGGGTAGCTCTCGTCGACCGCGCGCAGGTCGCCGGTGCGCTGCCACAGGGTGTAGGGCACGATCACGCCCGCGTCGCCCCAGCCCGCGATGCCCTGTCCCGCGCCGAGGTCCGGCGCGGTGTTGGTGAACGCCCCGTCGGCGTGCTGGGCGTCGGTGAGGTCGTCGGTGTACTTGTTCAGGAACGACGACATGTCCATGTTGAACGTCGACGTGGCCGCGAACGCCGCGATGTCACCGGTCCAGCCGAGCCGCTCGTTGCGCTGCGGGCAGTCCGTCGGCAGGGAGAGCATGTTGGAGCGCTGCCCCCACAGGATCGCCTGCTGCACCTGGTTGATCAGCGGGTTGGACGTGGTCAGCGTGCCGATCTGGGCGGCGGCCGTCCACGCGGTGCGCCCGGTGATGGCGGCCGTGGTCGGGGTGCCGGGGAAACCGGTCACCTCGAC
This window contains:
- a CDS encoding GNAT family N-acetyltransferase encodes the protein MTELGPDAWPPAPIRTERLVLRESEAQDRAALIELFASPEVGAYIGGARPRDELERTVPEVPGRRPGFFVVDLDAAMIGMITFDRRDAEHPGPARPDAGEAWLGYLFLPEAWGRGYATEACMAALGWFADTLPGEPVVLCTQAANDRAMRLAAKLGFTEVERFEAFGAEQWFGEWSSVMPSG
- a CDS encoding ABC transporter permease subunit, whose product is MAWLIWRQHRTEVCVLGLLVGLFAVALLVLGTQAHDLFPGGPARCAGQAGVDEACAASFRRLDEEYGYVENLLAAFYLVPVVIGAFLGAPLLARELEDGTWQLAWTQAVPRMRWLAAKLAALAGVTVALTGTFTAVLTWFRQPFDAWEGRFQYDAFDLEGLVPVAYALFAFGAATAAGAILRRSLPAFGVAFGAFLATRMTVALLARPAYATPLTTLEPIPVGGSKDQSRHFADWMIDHGYADATGRRLSGTEYYELESAADRAGTNLNQFLHARGIQQLGVYHPADRFWTFQLIEAALFIAVAAVLLGVVVWRVRHRMI
- a CDS encoding ABC transporter ATP-binding protein, whose product is MTATEFALRTDGVGKRYRKEWALRDCTLTLPTGGVIALVGPNGAGKTTLLRLVVGLLAPSTGTVEVLGHDVTASTPHTLSRIGFLAQDHPLYKRFTVAEILRFGRACNLRFDQALAERRLAKLGIPLDRRAGTLSGGQQAQVALALALAKRPDLLVLDEPVASLDPLARHEFMQVLMGAVAEGGVTVLFSSHVVHELERVCDHLVVLNQGKVTLTGDIDTLLTEHRLLVGPRTPTDPDRAGAVVEVVHSDRHTTLLVRDGAIPAAPGWQARPVALEDLVLAYLRRPSEPSAATRSEVAAWRG
- a CDS encoding GntR family transcriptional regulator produces the protein MFVFRLDTHSGVPPYLQLVQQVRQAVLLGFLQPGDRLPLIREVVEDLAINPNTVAKAYRQMEQENLVTGRPGQGTFVDEQQSAPMSASTYTSLHRGLATWLRRAYAAGLDEQAVDALFTSVHQQMRNEDVA
- a CDS encoding MGH1-like glycoside hydrolase domain-containing protein, translating into MSPDHRVPLPALGVALALVAATAIGIPGAAATSSPAAPPMYPEIGRGTHLFDHGEQLAGFVEPAWYEANIPFVDLPDQTIEDTYYYRWRTYKEALKYTGPDDGWIVSEFLGPVGYSAPNGGIVAAAGHHVYEGRWLRDPRYLDDYLDYWLKGSGSGPKPATDGLNENTTDWAHQYSFWAADAMLARASVDGRFDFAVDRLPELEEQWKTWAPQFDQATGLYWQVPVWDAMEFTASSYQSDDPYHGGAGYRPTLNAYQYGDAKAIASLLRLSGDRRTADAYERDAKSLQSTMEQKLWDPTGQFYKHVMRDDNPGGVKIANREEIGFVPWYFHMAPAANSAAWAQLTDPQGFAAPFGPTTVERRSPWFMHDALAGCCRWDGPSWPYATSQTLTAMANLLDDYPAQSYVDKQDYYDVLHGYAATQRKNGAPYVAEAHHPDEDRWIYDGAGHSEDYNHSTFNDLVLSGLLGIRPQQGDRVRVSPLVPEGWDHFAVENVPYHGHNLSVAYDRDGRTYGQGAGLRVWVDGVLVHKQSDLRAADVRVPSGKQTAVDPLVDDLANVSGTGFPAATASYTWRSDSPADAIDGQDFHLDVPATRWTTYGSPNREDWLAVDIGTATPVSDVRVSFYDDGGGVRTPDAFVLEYRKPDGTWAAVPGQARTPAAPVRGQVSRVVVSPPVTTAALRIRPTRTDGGAVGITALQSWRPEDSRVTASLKAGDDGLLHVKSGATTNVSATIRATSAVTVRPSLQLPAGWTADPVGPRLVTPGRPVELRWKVKAPANLTPGSRVPVRLSVSTVRYGRTLVTSDVVQAESTFDPADFRTVVWDDGFDSQSAYRIGARFGEPAPTVNTSGGSLVATAADRQSSAVLVAPVTAPAGDVAVVLTPSSFSGASPEDSVLLGLGNGPDDLVLAWYNNNGKASGVDVRVEGRDYGDSATGGCCADVTWAPGDRFAVVFGTDTMTSWLGHGTTWTRLRVAPYGTAVTPERRTTWSPAIGVRLTTGSLALDRMTVLGR
- a CDS encoding ATP-binding domain-containing protein, which encodes MTEHDKDELDAERRRLAYARDCLTRNREEMLTTAESMAARGDDPDMIAWLYRRAFQLEDRDDAPLFFGRIDGPLPEPVYIGRRYVGDGDREPAVIDWRTDMAARFYRATAATPMEVVHRRRYGFADDHEMTGFDDEQLADMTADAGLSAFVRKEIELAHYGPMRDIVATIQPDQDHIVRLGVHDSLVVQGGPGTGKTAVGLHRVAFLLFEHHQVRRQGALVVGPNDTFVHHISRVLPALGEIDCRHVSVAGLVGAEKAPVEDPATATVKGDGRLAAVLDRALRSAVGRWDGEFVIKDTSPYVRVQPEEIAYMASDLLRERKPFGPARDLLKERIAGRVRRKLEIRGRSLGDSATRKLANSRQTRTVVESIWPVLKPRDVLFRLYSDPEHLAACAEGLLDADEQRALTWTKPPVTAARAKWTAADHVLLDELASLLDVGQRFGHVVLDEAQDLSAMQLRAVGRRCLGTATVLGDLAQQTTPWGRPSWEDVLALLELPGEVATLNTSYRVPQQILDIANRLLREIAPDLPTTTSARSSSDAVSVVSVPDGGPAEVARLLADLVRTLPVEKGSVGVIVADPDVEALRGALRAEGVEPVDADGVDREHRLALVPVGVVKGLEFDNVVVVDPHRVIAMGGTGTRLLYVALTRAISRLTIVHTAPLPAVLGL